The following coding sequences are from one Xiphophorus couchianus chromosome 22, X_couchianus-1.0, whole genome shotgun sequence window:
- the LOC114138561 gene encoding zinc finger and SCAN domain-containing protein 2-like, whose product MTDAGCWEPDCLVDRIQSDLLVPTDKTSGREDDSSNTFFIRTGSGSHVPRSVCVNLEPTVMNVKQMLMVKKDDAEDRKPNADLHDPKPQHIKEEDEEVCISLRGELFKVKEEIESDMKSEDDKQSPLFSQLYQDQIKDRDLPEVKNEGESIKIENFEGGSRSFKHEDTVKDEEDDDDVKYPVPEMKHLSDSAPPSVTVHVLSFQYIAPESNGNLVNKLDAEVGFTENKNVGSRRKAQKGWKVNCEVCGKTFCEKRNLNTHMRIHTGEKPFCCKVCGHRSCQKSSLNRHMIIHTGQKPFCCDLCGHRFTLKSSLNRHMGIHMGQKPFSCDLCGHKCSQKVNLNSHMRIHTGQKPFCCDLCGHTFRRKSHLNTHMKIHSRQKVTPL is encoded by the exons ACTGACGCTGGTTGTTGGGAGCCAGATTGCCTGGTAGATCGCATCCAGTCGGACTTATTGGTGCCCACAGACAAGACCTCTGGAAGAGAAGATGATTCCTCCAACACCTTCTTTATCAGGACTGGTTCTGGAAGTCACGTCCCTCGGTCTGTCTGTGTGAACCTGGAGCCCACTGTCATGA ATGTTAAGCAGATGCTGATGGTTAAAAAAGATGACGCAGAAGACCGAAAACCTAATGCAGACCTGCATGACCCAAAACCCCAACACATAaaggaggaagacgaggaggtCTGCATCAGTCTGAGGGGAGAGCTGTTCAAAGTGAAGGAGGAGATAGAAAGTGACATGAAGAGTGAGGATGATAAACAGTCCCCTCTGTTCTCACAGCTTTATCAAGACCAAATTAAAGACAGAGACCTTCCAGAAGTAAAGAATGAAGGAGAATCCATCAAGATAGAAAATTTTGAAGGTGGTTCCAGGTCCTTCAAGCATGAAGACACCGTGAAGGATGAAGAGGACGACGATGATGTAAAGTATCCCGTCCCTGAGATGAAACACTTGTCAGACTCTGCCCCGCCTTCAGTCACAGTCCATGTCCTTAGTTTTCAGTACATAGCTCCTGAGTCAAATGGAAACCTTGTTAACAAACTAGATGCAGAAGTAGGTTTTACAGAGAACAAAAATGTCGGCTCACGAAGGAAGGCCCAGAAAGGATGGAAGGTGAACTGTGAAGTCTGtggcaaaacattttgtgaaaaacgGAATTTAAACACTcacatgagaatccacacaggagagaaacctttCTGTTGTAAAGTATGTGGACATAGATCGTGtcaaaaatcaagtttaaaCAGACATATGATAATCCATACGGGACAGAAGCCTTTCTGTTGTGACCTCTGTGGACATAGATTTACCCTTAAGTCAAGCTTAAACAGACACATGGGAATCCACATGGGACAGAAACCTTTTTCTTGTGATCTCTGTGGACATAAATGTAGCCAAAAAGTAAACTTAAACTCAcacatgagaatccacacaGGACAGAAACCTTTCTGCTGTGATCTCTGTGGACATACATTTAGGCGCAAGTCgcatttaaacacacacatgaaaATCCACAGTCGGCAAAAAGTAACTCCTTTATGA